The Intrasporangium calvum DSM 43043 sequence CTGGTTGTGGCAAGTCGACGACGGCTCGGCTGCTCACCCGGCTCGACGAGCCGACCGGCGGCCGGATCGAGTTCCGCGGCCGCGACATCAGCCACGTGGGGGAGTCGCAGCTGCGCTCGTTCCGCCGGGACGTGCAGATGGTCTTCCAGGACCCGTACAGCTCGCTGAACCCGCGTCACACGGTCGGCTCCATCCTGCGCACGCCGCTGCGCGTCCACGGGCTGCACCCCGGACGCGAGAAGGCACGCGTGAGGGAGCTGCTCGAGCTCGTCGGCCTCGGCCCCGAGCACGCCAACCGCTACCCGTCGGAGTTCTCCGGTGGTCAGCGCCAACGGATCGGGATCGCCCGGGCCCTGGCCGTCGAGCCGAGACTCATCGTCGCCGACGAGCCCGTCTCGGCGCTCGACGTGTCGATCCAGGCCCAGGTGATGAACCTGCTCGCCACCTTGCGCACCGAGCTCGGCCTCGCCTTCGTGCTCGTCGCTCACGACCTCGGCGTGGTCCGACACTTCTGCGACGAGGTGGCGGTGATGCACCTGGGCAAGATCGTCGAGCACGGCGAACGGCGACAGATCTACGCGGCGCCGGTGCACCCCTACACGCAGGCGCTCCTTTCCGCCGCTCCCGACATCAACGTCGTGCGCGGCGCCGCACCGAGGGAGCGGATCCGCCTCGCCGGAGACGTGCCCAGCCCGATCGACCCGCCGAGCGGCTGCCACTTCCGGACCCGCTGCTGGAAGGTGCGGGAGGTCTGCCACCGGCAGGAGCCGCCACTCGTCAGCGTCGAACCCGTCGGTCCACCCGCTCCGCCGGGGTCGGGGCCACACCGGCACGCGTGCCACTTCCCCGAGGTGCGAAGCCGGGTCGTGGCCCAACCGCCCGCCGGAGCCGGTCCGCGGCGACCGTGACCCCACTCCCGCGGGGGTGAGCCTTTCACGAGGGCCGAACCCAGCGGCATACGGCAGGAGTCCTCGTATGCCGCTGGGCTCGCTCCCGTGACCCGGCAAGGTCGACTTTGGGCGGGCTCAACCTCGGTCGGCTAGGGTGAGAGGCCATGGATGTGTGCGAGATGACCGGCCCGGTGCAGCGTTGCCGGACGGGTGCGCGAGTCGCCGGGTGGGCCCGAGCTCCCCGGGGGGCAGCCGCGCGCGCGTGAGCCCCGGTTGCCCCCGCCCCGACCTCATCCCACCCACATCAGCAAGGACCTGAACCATGGAAACCGCCGAGATCAGGCGACGCTGGCTCTCCTTCTTCGAGAGCCGGGGCCACACCGTCGTGCCGAGCGCCCCGCTCGTGCACGACGACCCCAACCTCCTGTTCGTCAATGCCGGGATGGTGCCGTTCAAGCCCTACTTCCTCGGTCAGGAGACCCCGCCGTACGCCCGCGCGACGAGCGTCCAGAAGTGCGTGCGGACCCTCGACATCGAAGAGGTCGGCAAGACGACCCGGCACGGCACGTTCTTCCAGATGAACGGCAACTTCAGCTTCGGCGACTACTTCAAGGAGGGCGCCGTCGCGCTCGCCTGGGAGCTGGTCACCACGCCGCAGAGCCAAGGCGGCTACGGCTTCGACGAGAAGGACCTCTACGCCTCCGTCTACCACGAGGACGACGAGGCCATCGCGATCTGGAAGCGTGTCGCCGGCCTGCCCGACGACCGCATCGTGCGACTCGGGAAGAAGGACAACTACTGGAACATGGGGGTCGCCGGACCGGGCGGCCCGTGCTCCGAGATCCTCATCGACCGTGGCCCCGAGTTCGGCGCCGACCGGGACTGGGAGGCGGGCGACCGCTACCTCGAGTTCTGGAACCTCGTCTTCATGCAGGACGACCTGTCCGCGGTGCGGGCCAAGGACGACTTCGACATCGCCGGCCCGCTGCCGAAGCGCAACATCGACACCGGAATGGGCCTCGAACGCGTCGCCTACCTGCTCCAGGGCGTCGACAACCTCTACGAGATCGACGAGGTCTTCCCCGTCATCGCCGCGGCGGAGGAGCTCTCGGGGCGCCGCTACGGGGCCAACCTCGAGGACGACGTCCGCTTCCGTGTCGTGGCCGACCACGTGCGCTCTGCGCTCATGCTCATCGGTGACGGCGTCACGCCGGGCAACGAGGGTCGGGGCTACGTGCTGCGCCGGCTCATCCGCCGCGCGGTGCGCTCGATGCGGCTCCTCGGCGTCGACGCGCCGACCCTCGAGCACCTGCTGCCGGTCAGCAAGGACCAGATGCGGGCGTCCTACCCCGAGCTCGAGCGCGGCTTCGGCCGGATCAGCCAGGTCGCCTACGCCGAGGAGGACGCGTTCCGCCGGACCCTCACAGCCGGCACGACGATCCTCGACGTCGCGGTCACCAAGGCCAAGTCGAGCGGCTCCGCGACGTTGAGCGGGTCCGAGGCGTTCCAGCTGCACGACACGTACGGCTTCCCCATCGACCTCACCCTCGAGATGGCGGCCGAGCAGGGGCTCAACGTCGACGAGGCCGGGTTCCGCCGGCTCATGGCGGAGCAGCGCGACCGGGCCAAGGCCGACGCCAGGTCGAAGAAGATGGCGCACGGCGACGTCTCCGTCTACCGCCAGGTCGCGGACTCGCTGGGTCGGGACGTCGAGTTCACCGGCTACGACGAGGTCGTCTCGGACTCGCGGGTCCGCGGTCTCATCCGCGGCGGTGAGCTGGTCTCCACGGCGCATGCCGGTGAGGAGATCGAGGTCGTGCTGGACCGGACCCCGCTCTACGCCGAGTCCGGTGGGCAGCTCGCCGACCGGGGCCGGATCCGCTTGGCCAACGGCGCGCTCATCGAGGTCCGGGACGTGCAGAAGCCGATCAACGGCCTCATCGTCCACCGGGCCACCGTCCTCGAGGGCGAGGCCGTCACGGGCGACGATGCCGAGGCGGTCGTCGATGTCGTGCGCCGCCGCTCCGTCTCCCGCGCGCACACCGCGACGCACATGGTGCACCAGGCCCTCCGTGAGGAGCTCGGCGAGACCGCCACCCAGGCCGGTTCCGAGAACTCGCCCGGTCGGCTGCGGTTCGACTTCAAGGCGCAGAGCCCGGTGCCGCTCGAGGCCATGGCCGACATCGAGGCCAAGGTCAACTCGGTGCTGCTCGACGACCTGGCCGTGACCGCCGACGTGATGTCGCTCGACGAGGCCCGTCGGATGGGTGCGCTGGCCCTCTTCGGGGAGAAGTACGGCGAGCGGGTCAGGGTGGTCTCCATCGGCGACTGGTCGATCGAGCTCTGCGGCGGCACCCACGCCCTGCGCGTCGGCCAGCTCGGCGTCGTCAAGCTGCTCGGCGAGGCGTCGATCGGCTCCGGCGTCCGACGCGTCGAGGCTCTGGTCGGCTCCGACGCCTACACGCACCTCGCTCGGGAGGCGGCCATCGTCGGGCAGCTGACCGACCAGCTCAAGGTGCGCACGGAGGAGCTGCCGCAGCGGATCGCGAGCATCCTCTCCAAGCTCAAGGAGGCCGAGAAGGAGATCGCCGCCGTCAAGCAGGCACAGGTCCTCGGGGCCGCTCCCGGACTGGTGGCCACGGCTCGGGACATCGCGGGGGTCACTTTCGTCAGCCACGACGCGGGAGACGGAGTGACCGCCGACGACCTGCGCGCCCTCGTCCTCGAGGTGCGCCGCCGGCTCGGCACCGACCGTCCCAGCCTCGTCTCCATGGCTGCCGTCTCCAACGGCCGCCCCATCGTGATCGTCGCGACGAACGACCGCGCTCGCGAGGCCGGCCTCAAGGCCGGGCTGTTCGTCCGGACTGCCGCTCAGGTGCTCGGTGGAGGTGGCGGCGGCAAGGACGACATCGCCCAGGGCGGTGGGACCGACGCCTCGATGGTGTCTGCTGCACTCGGCGCGGTCGAGCAGCAGCTGCACCAGCGAGGCGCCTGACGGTGTCACCGCGACCGGGTGTGCGGCTCGGCATCGACGTGGGCGACGCTCGCGTCGGGGTCGCAGCCTCCGACCCCTCGGGCACCTTCGCCAACCCGGTGCAGACGCTCGCCCGCGACGTGCGCGAGCTGGCCGACATCGAGGCGATTGCGATCTTGACGGCCGAACGCGACGTCCTTGAGATCGTCGTCGGGCTCCCTCGGCTGCTGTCCGGCGGCGAGGGCGAGGCGGCGCGAGGCGCGCGCGCCTATGCCGCCCAGCTGGCCGCCCGGGTGGCCCCGGTGCCGGTCCGCCTCGTCGACGAGCGGTTGACGACGGTCGGGGCGCACCAGAGACTGCGGGACAGCGGAGTGCCCGGGCGGGGGCAGCGCTCCGTCGTCGACCAGGCGGCTGCAGTGCTCATCCTCCAGTCCGCGCTCGACGCGGAGGCGTCGGCGGGTACACCGGCCGGTGAGGTCATCTCGCTCGGCAAACCACGGAAGAAGGAACGTCGTCGATGAAGGACCACCTCGAGACCTCCATCTTCGGTGAGGAGGAGGAACCGTCGGCGGGCTCGATGGAGCCGGCGACAGTGCGTCCCCGGACCCGCCGCGAGGCCCGTGAGGCAGAGCTCGCCGCGCTCCGCCGGCCGAGAGGCTCGGGTCGGCCGGCGAGGGGCAAGCCGTCGGTCCTGCGCCGGCTGGCCGTCCTCGCCCTCGCACTCGCCATCATCGGCGGAGGTGTCGCGATCGCGTACACCTACCTGCGTCCCGTGGTCGCCGGTTTCCTCGAGCCCAACGACTACGCAGGGCCCGGCGCCGGCGCCGTGCGCGTGAGCGTCGCCCAGGGCGCAGGGGGCTCCGCCATCGCGCAGGTCCTGGCGGAGCAGGACGTCATCAAGTCGACGAAGGCCTTCATCGAAGCGGCCCAGAACGACGCCAAGAGCGCCGGGATCCAGCCGGGTGTCTATGAGATGCGCAAGCAGATGAAGGCGACGGACGCCCTCGCGATCCTCATCGACCCCGCCAACCGGATCGTGACCAGAGCGGTGGTCCCCGAAGGCAAGTGGGCCACGGAGATCTACCCCATCCTGTCGGAGGCCACCGGAATCCCCGTCGAGGAGTACACGAAGGCCGCCAAGGACGGAGCAGCTCTCGGTCTTCCTGACTCGGCCAAGGGCAACGTCGAGGGATACCTCTTCCCGGCCAGCTATGAGTTCGAGCCGGACACCACGGCCGCCGACCATCTGAGCACGATGGTCGCGGAGACCACCAAGCGGCTGGAGGCGCTCGGCGTCACGCCAGAGCGGATGGAGCGCACCATGGTCGTCGCCAGCCTGGTGGAGGCGGAGGCGCGCTTCGAGGGGGACCGGCCCAAGGTCGCCCGGGTCGTGGAGAACCGCCTGAAGCAGGACATGCCACTGCAGTTCGACTCCACGGTCAACTACGCCATCGGCAAGCACGGCATCACCACGACCGACGCGGATCGCGCCAGCGACAGTCCCTACAACACGTACCGGGTCAAGGGGCTGCCCCCCGGCCCGATCGGCAACCCGGGGGAGAGCGCGATCAAGGCGGCCGCCCAGCCGGCGGACGGGCCATGGCTCTACTTCGTGACGGTGGACCCGGTGAAGGGCACGACGAAGTTCGCCGTGACGTTCGAGGAGCACCAGGCCAACGTGGCCGCGTTCCAGGCCTGGTGCCAGGCCAACAAGGGCAAGTGTTGAGCGCTCGGCGTGCCGGTCAGGGCCGCGGGTCAGGGGCGCGAGGAGGAGACGCGGTGAGATGGGCGGCGCGCTGACGAGGGTGCGGTGCGCGGTGTGGGGGTCACCGATCAGCCACTCGCTGTCGCCGGTGCTGCACCGGGCCGCCTATGCCGCGCTCGGGTTGAACCACTGGGCCTACGACCGGCGTGAGGTGGACGAGGGCGCCTTCCCGGATGCCTTCGCCGGACTCGACGACTCGTGGCGCGGGCTCTCCCTCACCATGCCGCTCAAGGAGGTTGCCCTGGCGGTCGCCGACCGGGTGGCGGACTCGGCTGCCGAGACGGGTGCGGCCAACACCTTGGTGCGGGGCCAGGAGGGGTGGACCGCGCACAACACCGACGTGCACGGGATCGGCGTCGCCCTCCGCGAGGCCGGCTGCCGGGAGACCCCGCACGCCCTCGTCGTCGGCAGCGGCGCGACCGCGCGGTCCGCGGTCGCCGCGCTGCGCAGGTCCGGAACCGTCCGCGTCACCTTCATGGTGCGTGGCAGAGCCCGTCCCGAGACGGTGGGCCAGGCCCGCCGAGCCGGCCTCGAGGTGGACGAGGTCCCGATGGGGCAGTGGGTGCCCGCCGACGTCGTCATCAGTACTGTCCCGCCGTCGGCCGTCTCGGGTCTGCAGGGTTTCCCCCGCCCCACGGACGCGGTCGGGGCCACGCTGCTCGAGGTCGTCTACGGCGAGGGGCCGACACCGCTCGAGGCGACGGCGACCGCGAACGGCTGGACCGTCCAGCACGGCACGGCCATGCTCCTGCACCAGGCGACCGAGCAGGTCCGGCTCATGACGGGCCGCCCGGCGCCCTTGGAGGCGATGCGGTCCGCCTTGGCGGCGGCACTGGCGCAACGACCACGCCGATGAGCAGGGTCGACTTCCCCCCCACCCCGTGGTGGTACGTCGCGGCGCTCCTCGTCGCCGGCGCCTTTGTCGGGCGGTTGCTCGGTACGCGACTGGCCACCCTGGGGTACCGCCTCGACCACGAGACGCGACCGACACCCCGCACGCCGGGGTGGGCCGTCGCCGTGCTGCTGGCGCTCCTGTGGGGACTGCTCGCCTGGCGCTTCGGACCCTCGGCGGAGTACGCGCTCGCCCCGGCCTACCTCGGTTTCGCCACAGTCGCGGTGGCCCTGGCCTGGGTGGATGCGGACGTCCACCGTCTTCCCCACGGACTGACCCGGCCGGCCTACCCCATGCTCATCGGGCAGCTCGCGCTCGCCTCGCTCGCGTCGGGTGACTGGACGGCCTTCCGGCGGGCCCTCATCGCGGGCGCCGTCCTGTGGGCTGTCTACTTCGTCCTGGCCCTGCTCGCGGCCCTCCTTCGCAGCGGGTTCGGGCTCGGTGACGTCACGCTGGCCGGACTCATCGGCCTGGCCACGGGCTACGTCTCTGCCTGGGGGCCGGTGATCGCGACCTACGCAGCGTTCCTGCTGTCCGGCGTCTACGGCCTCGGGCGGATCATCGCCCGGCGTGGTTCTCGCAAGGACCACATCGCCTTCGGACCGTGGATGCTCGTCGGCGCCCTCGTCGCGTTGCTCGCAGAGGTCCGGCTCTGGCCATGACCGCCGCTCCCGTCCGGTTCGACGGGCGCGAGGAGGACTGGCGATGCCTACGGGCCCGCACTGCTCCCGCCCGACGAGCTCTGCGGCGCGTAGGCGGTGGCCTCGTCCCGGGTGGCGGTCGCGGATCCGGGCGCCCGCCGACCGCGTGGGAGGATCGACCCATGTTGCGTTGGTTGACCGCTGGTGAGTCACATGGACCCGCACTCGTGGCCATGGTCGAGGGTCTCCCAGCCGGCGTCGAAGTCACAGCGTCGGATCTGCGGACGGCGCTCGCCCGCCGTCGACTCGGTTACGGGCGCGGGGCACGGATGAAGTTCGAGCAGGACGAGGTCGAGTTTCTCGGCGGCGTCCGGCACGGTGTCTCCATGGGCGCCCCGATCGCGATCCGCATCGGCAACTCGGAGTGGCCCAGGTGGACCACGGTCATGAGCCCCGACCCGGTCAGCGCCGACGACCTGGCTGCCGCTGACGACGTCAACGCGGAGAAGGAGATCGCGCGCAACAAGCCCCTGACCCGCCCCCGCCCTGGTCACGCCGACCTCGTCGGGATGCAGAAGTACGGGCACGACGATGCCCGTCCCGTCCTCGAGCGCGCGTCGGCCCGCGAGACCGCTGCCCGCGTCGCCGTCGGCGAGGTCGCCGCCCGGTTCCTCGAGCAGGCGTACGGCATCCGGCTCGTCTCCCACACGGTCTCCATCGGCATGGCCGGTGTCGCGACCGGAGCGGACCTGCCGACGCCGGACGACCTCGAGCGTCTCGACGCGGACCCGGTGCGCACGCTCGACAGCGACGGCTCGGCGGCGATGGTCGCGGAGGTCGACGCGGCGCGCAGGGACGGGGACACGCTGGGCGGGGTGGTGGAGGTGATCGCGTACGGGCTGCCGCCCGGACTCGGCTCACACGTCCACTGGGACCGCAAGCTCGACGCGCGGCTCGCTGCCGCGCTGATGAGCATCCAGGCCATCAAGGGTGTCGAGATCGGCGACGGGTTCGAGACGGCTCGGCGCCGTGGGTCGCAGGCCCACGACGAGATGGACGTCGTCGAGGGCACGATCCGGCGCCGCACCGGCCGAGCCGGAGGCACCGAGGGCGGCATGTCCACGGGGCAGCCGCTCCGCGTACGTGCAGCGATGAAGCCGATCAGCACCGTGCCCCGTGCCCTCGCCACGGTCGATGTGGCAACTGGCGAGGCGGCCACGGCGATCCACCAGCGCTCCGACGTCTGTGCCGTGCCCGCCGCCGGAGTCGTCGCCGAGGCCATGGTCGCCCTGGTGCTCGCCGAGGCCTGCCTCGAGAAGTTCGGCGGGGACTCGGTCGCCGAGACGTCCCGCAACCATGCCGCCTACCTCGCGGCGATCCCGGAGGGCCTGCGCACATGGTGACCACCGCCCGACCCGTCGCCGTCCTCGTCGGGCCGCCCGGTGCCGGGAAGACCACCGTGGGTCGTGCCCTGGCGAGCCGGCTCGGCGTACCGCTGCACGACACCGACGCGGCGATCGAGCAGGCAGCCGGGAGGTCGATCTCCGACATCTTCGTCGACGACGGCGAGCCGGCCTTCCGGGACCTGGAGCGGGCCGAGGTGGCGCGGGCGCTCACGGAGGAGCCGGGGATCGTCGCCCTGGGCGGCGGCGCCGTGATGGATCCGCTCACCGAGGCAGCTCTGGCCGGACACATCGTCGTCTTCCTCGACGTCGGGATCGCCGACGCGAGCAAGCGGGTCGGCTTCGACCGTTCCCGTCCGCTGCTCTCCGTCAACCCCCGGGCCTCCTGGGTCGCGATGATGAACGCTCGTCGCGCGACGTACGAGCGCGTCGCCGGCCACCGCGTCGACACCGCCGGGCGCACCCCGGAGGACGTCGCAGCCGAGATCGCGGCACTCCTCGAAGGAGCCGAGGCATGACGGGGGAGGCCATCGCGCCCACGTTCATCCGGGTCGCGGACGACTACGACGTCGTCATCGGGTCGGGTGTCCTCGACCGCGTCGCCGGCCTCCTGCGCGACGGAGTGGAGCGCGTGCTCGTCGTCCACCCACCGACGCTCCCCGGCCTCGCCCAGCGGGTGGCGGGCTCGCTCGCGGCGGAGGGGTATGCCGCTGAGCTGGCCGAGGTGCCCGACGCCGAGTCCGCCAAGACGTCCTCGGTGGCCGCCTCGATCTGGGCGCAGCTGGGCAGGGCGGGCTTCACCCGCACCGACGCGGTCGTCGGTGTCGGTGGTGGAACGGTCACCGATCTGGCCGGCTTCGTCGCCGCGACGTGGCTGCGCGGGGTGCAGGTGGTGCAGGTCCCCACGACGCTGCTCGGCATGGTCGACGCAGCGGTGGGCGGCAAGACCGGCATCAACACGGACGAGGGCAAGAACCTCGTCGGCGCCTTCCATCCACCCGCGGGTGTGCTCTGCGACGTGGACGTGCTGGCCACCCTGCGGGAGGCCGACCTCGTCGGGGGGATGGCCGAGGTCATCAAGTGCGGCTTCATCGCCGACCCGGTGATCCTCGACCTCGTCGACGCGGACCCCGCGGCGGCACGGCGCCCGGACAACCCGCGCCTCCGCGAGCTCATCGAGCGAGCCATCCGGGTCAAGGCAGAGGTTGTCGCGGTCGACCTGAAGGACAACGCGATCCGCGAGATCCTCAACTACGGCCACACGTTCGGGCACGCGATCGAGCAGGTCGAGGGCTACACCTGGCGCCACGGGGAGGCGGTCAGCGTCGGGATGGTCTACGTCGCCGAGCTCGCCCGACTCGCGGGCCACCTGAGCGGTCCCGAAGGCGAGGCGCTCGTGGCCCGGCATCGACAGGTGCTCGAGTCCGTCGGCCTGCCCACGACCTACCGGGGAGACCGATGGGACGCGCTCCGGACGGCCATGCGTCGCGACAAGAAATCGCGCGGTTCCACCTTGCGGTTCGTCGTCCTCGACGGGCTCGCCCAGCCGACGCGTCTGGTCGGCCCGTCGGACGAGCTGATGCGCTCGGCGTACGGCCTGGTGTCACGCGGGTGACCTGCTGACGTCAGGCGGTTGCGGGACCTTCGCCCCGGTGGCTCCAGTGAGCACGGATGGCCCTCGGCCCAGGGGCTGCCGTCATCCGGCTCAGGCGTCGATCCGGCCCTGTGACGCTTGCAGGGCTGCCCCGCCGTCGTCACGGGATCGCTCACTAGACTGCGCGCATGACGGCACCCACGGTCTTCGTCCTCTCGGGCCCCAATCTCAGTCGCCTCGGGACCCGTGAACCCGACGTCTACGGGTCGGACACCCTCGACGACATCCACGCGGCGGTGCAGCGCGAGGCCCGCGACCTCGGTCTCGTCGCGGACTGCCGCCAGACGAACCACGAGGGCGAGCTCATCGACTGGCTCCACGAGGCCGTCGACACGCGGGCCGACGTCGTGCTCAACCCCGGGGCGTTCACGCACTACTCGTACGCGGTTCGGGACGCCTGTGCCATCGTCACCACGAGCGGCCGCTCGCTGGTGGAGGTGCACCTGTCCAACCCGGCCGCCCGGGAGGAGTTCCGGCACACCTCCGTCATCGCCGGTGTCGCGACCGGTACCATCGCCGGCTTCGGTCTCCAGTCCTACCTGCTCGGCCTGCGCGCGCTGGTCTGAGCGTCCCGACCCGGGGTGGGCTGCCCGTCGAGACTGCCGGTCAGCGCAACGGGCCCGGCAGGGGGTCCGCGTGGAGCACGGTCAGCTCCGAGACCGCGCGCGTGAGGATGACGTAGAGGCGCCGCAGGCCAGTGCGCTCGTCAGGCTCGGCAGCCGCGATCGCAGCAGGTTCGACGACGACGACGCGGTCGAACTCCAGCCCCTTGGCCACCGTCGCAGGGACCAGCTGGACGGGGTGGTCCGCGTCGTCCCCGTGGTCGACGTCGAGGCGCCCGTGGGGCACACCCCACTCCTGGAGGGCCTCGCCCAGCCGGTCGAGCTCGAGGTCGGCGGCGATGACCCCCGTCGAGCCCGGCTCCCCGTCGCGGTCGGTGAGCAGCCTGGCCAGGTGCTCCCCGACCGAGGACCCGTCGACCCGCACGAGGGTCAGCACCCCGGGGTTGTCGCGGACCGACGTGGGCGGCGTGAGGCCCTCCGACATGTGGGGGAGCAGGCGGGCGGCGAAGTCGAGGACCCGCCCGGGCACCCGGAAGCCACGCTCGAGCTCCACCAACTCGTAGGCCGGCTTCCCGAGGTGGGCCATGGCCTCGGACCACGAGCTGGTGGCCCATGGCGTCGTGCCCTGGGCCAGGTCCCCGAGGATCGTCGCGGACCCCGTCGAGCACCGGCGCCCGACGGCGCGCAGCTGCATGGGGGAGAGGTCCTGGGCCTCGTCGAGGATGACGTGTCCGAGGCTCGGGGTCCGCGAGAGCAGGTCGGCCAGCTCGTCGAGGAGGACGAGGTCGGCGCGGCTCCACCTCGAGGCACCCTTGCTGCGAGGAGGTCGCGGCCAGCCGAGCACAGCCTGCTCCGCCGCGGTGAGGTCATCGCCGGCCGCCGTCGCCAGGGCCACGGGATCGGACCACAGCCGGTGCAACACCGCGGCGGCGTCGAGGGCCGGCCACACCGAGGCGACGTAGGCCCGGACGGCGCCCGACGTGGCGACCGAGTCCTGGACCCGGTCGTCGGGGGCGTCGCCGGAGGCCTCCATGGCCAGAAGCACGTGGTGGGCGAGCCGCTGCGGCAGCAGGGCCCGGGCCGCCTCGTAGCGCACGTCGCGCGCCACGAGCTCGTCGAGGACGTCCTGCACCTCATACGCCGGCACCCGCCACTTCCGGACCCCGCGCGGCACGACGAGCGGCTCGGTCGCGCGGCGCACCGATGACCACACCGCGCGTCGCAGGACGGTGGCCAGCCGGGCGTCGCCCTTCAGCGTCGCCGCCGCCGGCGAGTCCTCGGCGCGCAACCGGGCACGGTGGCC is a genomic window containing:
- a CDS encoding shikimate dehydrogenase, translating into MGGALTRVRCAVWGSPISHSLSPVLHRAAYAALGLNHWAYDRREVDEGAFPDAFAGLDDSWRGLSLTMPLKEVALAVADRVADSAAETGAANTLVRGQEGWTAHNTDVHGIGVALREAGCRETPHALVVGSGATARSAVAALRRSGTVRVTFMVRGRARPETVGQARRAGLEVDEVPMGQWVPADVVISTVPPSAVSGLQGFPRPTDAVGATLLEVVYGEGPTPLEATATANGWTVQHGTAMLLHQATEQVRLMTGRPAPLEAMRSALAAALAQRPRR
- the mltG gene encoding endolytic transglycosylase MltG: MKDHLETSIFGEEEEPSAGSMEPATVRPRTRREAREAELAALRRPRGSGRPARGKPSVLRRLAVLALALAIIGGGVAIAYTYLRPVVAGFLEPNDYAGPGAGAVRVSVAQGAGGSAIAQVLAEQDVIKSTKAFIEAAQNDAKSAGIQPGVYEMRKQMKATDALAILIDPANRIVTRAVVPEGKWATEIYPILSEATGIPVEEYTKAAKDGAALGLPDSAKGNVEGYLFPASYEFEPDTTAADHLSTMVAETTKRLEALGVTPERMERTMVVASLVEAEARFEGDRPKVARVVENRLKQDMPLQFDSTVNYAIGKHGITTTDADRASDSPYNTYRVKGLPPGPIGNPGESAIKAAAQPADGPWLYFVTVDPVKGTTKFAVTFEEHQANVAAFQAWCQANKGKC
- a CDS encoding prepilin peptidase; translation: MSRVDFPPTPWWYVAALLVAGAFVGRLLGTRLATLGYRLDHETRPTPRTPGWAVAVLLALLWGLLAWRFGPSAEYALAPAYLGFATVAVALAWVDADVHRLPHGLTRPAYPMLIGQLALASLASGDWTAFRRALIAGAVLWAVYFVLALLAALLRSGFGLGDVTLAGLIGLATGYVSAWGPVIATYAAFLLSGVYGLGRIIARRGSRKDHIAFGPWMLVGALVALLAEVRLWP
- a CDS encoding shikimate kinase, whose amino-acid sequence is MVTTARPVAVLVGPPGAGKTTVGRALASRLGVPLHDTDAAIEQAAGRSISDIFVDDGEPAFRDLERAEVARALTEEPGIVALGGGAVMDPLTEAALAGHIVVFLDVGIADASKRVGFDRSRPLLSVNPRASWVAMMNARRATYERVAGHRVDTAGRTPEDVAAEIAALLEGAEA
- a CDS encoding ABC transporter ATP-binding protein, coding for MSETSPLLRVTGLVRHFPFREMQGLRMTTATVKAVDGIDFSVRAGRTLGIVGESGCGKSTTARLLTRLDEPTGGRIEFRGRDISHVGESQLRSFRRDVQMVFQDPYSSLNPRHTVGSILRTPLRVHGLHPGREKARVRELLELVGLGPEHANRYPSEFSGGQRQRIGIARALAVEPRLIVADEPVSALDVSIQAQVMNLLATLRTELGLAFVLVAHDLGVVRHFCDEVAVMHLGKIVEHGERRQIYAAPVHPYTQALLSAAPDINVVRGAAPRERIRLAGDVPSPIDPPSGCHFRTRCWKVREVCHRQEPPLVSVEPVGPPAPPGSGPHRHACHFPEVRSRVVAQPPAGAGPRRP
- the alaS gene encoding alanine--tRNA ligase, with protein sequence METAEIRRRWLSFFESRGHTVVPSAPLVHDDPNLLFVNAGMVPFKPYFLGQETPPYARATSVQKCVRTLDIEEVGKTTRHGTFFQMNGNFSFGDYFKEGAVALAWELVTTPQSQGGYGFDEKDLYASVYHEDDEAIAIWKRVAGLPDDRIVRLGKKDNYWNMGVAGPGGPCSEILIDRGPEFGADRDWEAGDRYLEFWNLVFMQDDLSAVRAKDDFDIAGPLPKRNIDTGMGLERVAYLLQGVDNLYEIDEVFPVIAAAEELSGRRYGANLEDDVRFRVVADHVRSALMLIGDGVTPGNEGRGYVLRRLIRRAVRSMRLLGVDAPTLEHLLPVSKDQMRASYPELERGFGRISQVAYAEEDAFRRTLTAGTTILDVAVTKAKSSGSATLSGSEAFQLHDTYGFPIDLTLEMAAEQGLNVDEAGFRRLMAEQRDRAKADARSKKMAHGDVSVYRQVADSLGRDVEFTGYDEVVSDSRVRGLIRGGELVSTAHAGEEIEVVLDRTPLYAESGGQLADRGRIRLANGALIEVRDVQKPINGLIVHRATVLEGEAVTGDDAEAVVDVVRRRSVSRAHTATHMVHQALREELGETATQAGSENSPGRLRFDFKAQSPVPLEAMADIEAKVNSVLLDDLAVTADVMSLDEARRMGALALFGEKYGERVRVVSIGDWSIELCGGTHALRVGQLGVVKLLGEASIGSGVRRVEALVGSDAYTHLAREAAIVGQLTDQLKVRTEELPQRIASILSKLKEAEKEIAAVKQAQVLGAAPGLVATARDIAGVTFVSHDAGDGVTADDLRALVLEVRRRLGTDRPSLVSMAAVSNGRPIVIVATNDRAREAGLKAGLFVRTAAQVLGGGGGGKDDIAQGGGTDASMVSAALGAVEQQLHQRGA
- the aroB gene encoding 3-dehydroquinate synthase — encoded protein: MTGEAIAPTFIRVADDYDVVIGSGVLDRVAGLLRDGVERVLVVHPPTLPGLAQRVAGSLAAEGYAAELAEVPDAESAKTSSVAASIWAQLGRAGFTRTDAVVGVGGGTVTDLAGFVAATWLRGVQVVQVPTTLLGMVDAAVGGKTGINTDEGKNLVGAFHPPAGVLCDVDVLATLREADLVGGMAEVIKCGFIADPVILDLVDADPAAARRPDNPRLRELIERAIRVKAEVVAVDLKDNAIREILNYGHTFGHAIEQVEGYTWRHGEAVSVGMVYVAELARLAGHLSGPEGEALVARHRQVLESVGLPTTYRGDRWDALRTAMRRDKKSRGSTLRFVVLDGLAQPTRLVGPSDELMRSAYGLVSRG
- the aroC gene encoding chorismate synthase, yielding MLRWLTAGESHGPALVAMVEGLPAGVEVTASDLRTALARRRLGYGRGARMKFEQDEVEFLGGVRHGVSMGAPIAIRIGNSEWPRWTTVMSPDPVSADDLAAADDVNAEKEIARNKPLTRPRPGHADLVGMQKYGHDDARPVLERASARETAARVAVGEVAARFLEQAYGIRLVSHTVSIGMAGVATGADLPTPDDLERLDADPVRTLDSDGSAAMVAEVDAARRDGDTLGGVVEVIAYGLPPGLGSHVHWDRKLDARLAAALMSIQAIKGVEIGDGFETARRRGSQAHDEMDVVEGTIRRRTGRAGGTEGGMSTGQPLRVRAAMKPISTVPRALATVDVATGEAATAIHQRSDVCAVPAAGVVAEAMVALVLAEACLEKFGGDSVAETSRNHAAYLAAIPEGLRTW
- the ruvX gene encoding Holliday junction resolvase RuvX, whose product is MSPRPGVRLGIDVGDARVGVAASDPSGTFANPVQTLARDVRELADIEAIAILTAERDVLEIVVGLPRLLSGGEGEAARGARAYAAQLAARVAPVPVRLVDERLTTVGAHQRLRDSGVPGRGQRSVVDQAAAVLILQSALDAEASAGTPAGEVISLGKPRKKERRR